In the Malus domestica chromosome 16, GDT2T_hap1 genome, one interval contains:
- the LOC103403607 gene encoding uncharacterized protein, with translation MEGQQSWLPRLSFRIATIMMCLLNLITALLLLQGFLSSASSYSKLSASHLNSAALRYVRESEEIRFAMRPLELIKRVKEIQQEAYEKPETAKEKDTRQTVAVDLSKRLKDLHYVNDATSFKALEEWRKRKMERARLRQLEKNGTLATQA, from the exons ATGGAGGGACAGCAATCATGGCTGCCGAGGCTTTCGTTCAGGATCGCCACCATAATGATGTGCTTGCTCAACCTCATCACGGCGCTGCTACTGCTTCAGGGCTTTCTTTCCTCCGCTTCTTCTTACTCCAAACTCTCCGCCTCTCACCTCAATTCag CTGCACTTAGGTATGTAAGAGAATCTGAAGAAATTCGTTTTGCTATGCGACCCTTGGAACTGATAAAAAGA GTGAAGGAAATCCAACAAGAAGCATATGAAAAACCAGAAACAGCTAAGGAGAAAGACACAAGGCAGACTGTTGCAGTTGACCTTTCCAAGAGATTGAAGGATCTGCATTATGTTAATGATGCAACCAGCTTCAAAG CCCTGGAAGAGTGGCGTAAACGAAAGATGGAACGAGCAAGACTGCGTCAACTAGAGAAAAATGGAACGCTCGCAACTCAGGCCTGA
- the LOC103403608 gene encoding histone-lysine N-methyltransferase family member SUVH9: MGSLIPIIDLNNLPESPAGSTPNTANSAVALKVPKIEPKLEPFDEPLDTHLPQLPPEPFIPTPTPNSLTNSQITPFSDLNHTPVSESSAAPSDQENVYSEFHRISELFRTAFAKGLQSMADGEVEVLDPDARAIVPVPQETQLSEAVVARRKYPKRSSELVRVTDLNIEDQRYFRDVVRKTRMLYDSIRILSVAAEEKRNPGNGKRVRGDLQAATALRDRGLWLNRDKRIVGSIPGVYVGDLFFFRMELCVVGLHGQVQAGIDYLPASQSSNHEPIATSVIVSGGYEDDEDAGDVIIYTGHGGQDKFNKQCAHQKLEGGNLALERSMHYGIEVRVIRGVKCQGGISQKVYVYDGLYRIFDCWFDVGKSGFGVYKFKLLRIEGQGEMGSAILKFAASLRTNPLSVRQSGYLSLDISNKKENVPVLLFNDIDSDQDPIYYEYLATTVFPTQVFHQSGKGTGCDCIDSCFGNCFCAMKNGGEFAYDDNGCLLRGKPVVFECGPFCHCPPNCRNRVTQKGMRNRLEVFRSRETGWGVRSLNLIHAGAFICEYTGVILTREMAQIFAMNGDTLVYPHRFSDRWTEWGDLSQIDPGYVRPTYPSIPPLDFAMDVSKMRNVACYMSHSSTPNVMVQFVLYDHNNVMFPHLMLFAMENIPPMRELSLDYGVATVSEADEWTGKLAICN, encoded by the coding sequence ATGGGCTCTCTCATCCCAATTATAGACCTCAATAACCTCCCTGAATCCCCCGCCGGCTCCACCCCAAACACCGCCAACTCCGCCGTAGCCTTGAAAGTCCCCAAAATCGAACCGAAGCTTGAACCTTTCGACGAACCACTCGATACCCACCTGCCACAACTGCCTCCAGAACCCTTCATTCCCACACCTACCCCCAACTCTCTCACTAATTCCCAAATTACCCCATTCTCCGACCTGAACCACACCCCTGTATCTGAATCCTCCGCCGCACCTTCCGACCAGGAGAATGTGTACTCGGAGTTCCATCGAATTTCCGAGCTTTTCCGGACAGCTTTTGCTAAAGGGCTCCAGAGTATGGCCGACGGCGAGGTCGAAGTTTTGGACCCGGATGCGCGAGCAATTGTGCCGGTTCCTCAAGAAACCCAGTTATCAGAGGCCGTCGTTGCGCGGCGGAAATACCCCAAGCGGTCCTCCGAGCTCGTCCGGGTCACCGATCTGAACATCGAGGACCAGAGGTACTTCCGTGACGTGGTGAGGAAAACCCGAATGCTATATGACTCGATTCGAATACTATCAGTGGCAGCGGAGGAGAAGCGGAACCCGGGAAACGGGAAGCGAGTCCGAGGCGACTTGCAGGCCGCCACGGCGCTCAGGGATCGTGGGTTGTGGCTCAATCGCGATAAAAGGATCGTGGGTTCGATTCCCGGGGTCTATGTTGGCGATCTCTTCTTTTTCCGCATGGAGTTGTGTGTGGTTGGTTTACATGGCCAAGTCCAAGCTGGGATTGACTATCTTCCGGCGAGCCAGAGCTCGAATCATGAGCCAATTGCAACCAGCGTTATCGTTTCGGGTGGCTACGAGGACGATGAGGATGCCGGCGATGTGATTATCTACACCGGTCATGGAGGACAGGACAAGTTTAATAAGCAATGTGCTCACCAGAAGCTGGAAGGTGGGAATTTGGCATTGGAGAGGAGCATGCATTATGGTATTGAAGTGAGAGTTATCCGAGGAGTCAAATGCCAAGGCGGTATTTCGCAGAAGGTTTATGTTTATGATGGCTTGTATAGAATATTTGATTGTTGGTTTGATGTGGGCAAGTCGGGGTTTGGTGTTTATAAGTTTAAACTTCTGAGAATAGAAGGGCAAGGTGAGATGGGTAGCGCTATTCTTAAGTTTGCGGCTAGTCTTAGGACTAACCCCTTGTCTGTGAGGCAGTCAGGTTATCTCAGTCTGGATATTTCTAATAAGAAGGAGAATGTTCCAGTTTTGCTTTTCAATGACATTGATTCTGATCAGGACCCCATTTACTATGAGTATCTTGCGACAACTGTGTTTCCAACACAAGTGTTTCATCAGTCTGGGAAGGGAACCGGGTGTGATTGTATTGACAGTTGTTTTGGTAATTGCTTTTGTGCTATGAAAAATGGAGGTGAGTTTGCTTATGATGACAATGGGTGTCTTTTGAGAGGGAAGCCTGTGGTTTTTGAGTGTGGGCCCTTCTGCCATTGTCCCCCAAATTGCCGGAATCGTGTCACGCAAAAGGGTATGAGAAATAGACTGGAAGTGTTTAGGTCAAGGGAAACAGGTTGGGGAGTTAGGTCATTGAACTTGATACATGCTGGTGCCTTTATATGTGAGTATACAGGGGTTATTCTCACTAGGGAAATGGCTCAAATATTTGCAATGAATGGTGATACCTTGGTTTATCCACATCGGTTTTCTGATAGATGGACTGAATGGGGAGATTTATCTCAGATAGATCCTGGTTATGTACGTCCAACTTATCCTTCGATCCCACCATTGGATTTTGCTATGGATGTATCCAAAATGAGAAATGTTGCTTGTTATATGAGCCACAGTTCCACTCCGAATGTTATGGTGCAGTTTGTACTGTATGATCACAATAATGTGATGTTTCCTCATCTCATGCTATTTGCAATGGAGAACATCCCTCCTATGAGGGAGTTGAGCCTTGATTATGGGGTGGCTACTGTGTCTGAGGCTGATGAATGGACAGGGAAACTTGCTATCTGTAACTAA